One region of bacterium genomic DNA includes:
- the hemA gene encoding glutamyl-tRNA reductase, with protein MEILVMGLNHKTAPVELREKFSFSEEKIKESLIELKKSSEIKEILILSTCNRFEIYSLVRDFNKGVKIIEDFLDKNQGADRKPFIQHLYTYQNEDAVNQLFRVVSSLDSMIVGEPQIMGQVKTAFEYAVQAGTNSIVFNTLFKKASEVGKRARNETDIAKNAVSISFAAVELAKKIFGDIAGKTALVIGAGEMSELTLRHLCGNGISKVIIGNRTYEKAEELARQFQAQPVTFEECFREMLNVDIVISSTGSPHCIITKDFVARLIKERRHKPIFFIDIAVPRDIEAGVNDIDNVYLYDIDDLKVVVESNLKERAKEIPKVEAIIDKEKHNFFMWFNSLEAVPTIVSFKDMVEDIRKNELEKVINKFGNMNEKDKNLIEALTVGITNKILHLPITQLKKAAQEDSGYIYVDALRYLFGLENKDAK; from the coding sequence ATGGAAATATTGGTTATGGGGTTGAATCATAAAACCGCCCCTGTTGAATTAAGAGAAAAATTTTCTTTTTCCGAAGAGAAAATTAAAGAATCTCTGATTGAATTAAAAAAAAGTTCTGAAATCAAAGAAATTTTGATTCTTTCTACCTGTAACAGGTTTGAGATTTATTCTCTTGTCCGCGATTTCAATAAAGGGGTTAAAATAATAGAAGATTTTCTTGATAAAAACCAGGGCGCGGACAGGAAACCATTTATTCAGCATCTTTATACTTATCAAAATGAAGATGCGGTTAATCAGCTTTTTCGTGTTGTTTCAAGCCTGGATTCCATGATTGTCGGCGAACCCCAGATTATGGGGCAGGTAAAAACTGCTTTTGAATATGCTGTCCAGGCAGGGACTAACAGTATTGTGTTTAATACTCTTTTTAAAAAAGCCAGCGAAGTGGGGAAAAGAGCGCGGAATGAGACAGATATAGCAAAAAACGCTGTTTCAATAAGTTTCGCGGCAGTAGAGCTTGCTAAAAAGATATTCGGGGACATTGCCGGGAAAACCGCTTTAGTAATAGGCGCGGGAGAAATGAGTGAATTGACCCTGAGGCACCTGTGTGGAAATGGTATTTCAAAAGTAATTATCGGTAACCGTACTTATGAAAAGGCGGAAGAACTTGCAAGGCAGTTCCAGGCTCAGCCTGTTACATTTGAAGAATGTTTCCGCGAAATGCTCAATGTTGATATTGTTATAAGTTCAACCGGCTCGCCGCACTGCATTATTACTAAAGATTTTGTCGCAAGGCTTATTAAAGAAAGAAGGCATAAGCCGATTTTTTTTATTGATATTGCTGTCCCGCGGGACATCGAGGCCGGGGTTAATGATATAGATAATGTGTATCTTTATGATATTGATGACTTAAAGGTGGTTGTTGAATCAAATCTCAAGGAGAGGGCGAAAGAAATACCGAAAGTAGAGGCGATTATTGATAAAGAGAAACATAATTTTTTTATGTGGTTCAACAGCCTGGAGGCAGTTCCTACTATTGTTTCATTCAAGGATATGGTTGAGGATATCAGGAAAAACGAGCTGGAAAAGGTCATTAACAAGTTTGGTAATATGAATGAAAAGGACAAGAATTTAATCGAGGCCCTGACGGTTGGCATTACAAACAAAATTTTACATCTTCCGATTACACAATTAAAAAAGGCGGCACAAGAGGACAGCGGGTATATTTATGTCGATGCCTTGCGCTATCTTTTTGGCCTGGAAAACAAGGATGCGAAATAG
- the hemC gene encoding hydroxymethylbilane synthase, producing MSKKKIIIGSRGSRLALWQTEFVISKIGADSPDIEIEIKKIKTTGDKILDVALAKVGDKGLFVKEIEEALLRKEIDLAVHSMKDVPTNLPPGLCIGVILQREDNHDVFISDSYNKIEELPLNGSIGTSSLRRIAQLMSVRPDLKFKDLRGNIQTRLKKMKELNLDGIILAAAGVKRLGYHESIRQVIPYDLILPAVGQGSIGIEIRSDDVKIKKIIGGLNHEESYWSIMAERAMLRRLEGGCQVPIGSWGRIEKGRLVLNGVIASLDGKRLYKAGLDSEIKDAEKTGIKLAENLLSQGGDKILEEIYRP from the coding sequence ATGTCAAAAAAGAAAATAATAATCGGCAGCCGCGGAAGCAGGCTGGCATTATGGCAGACAGAATTTGTAATTTCTAAAATCGGGGCGGACAGCCCGGATATTGAAATAGAAATAAAAAAAATAAAAACTACCGGTGATAAAATTTTAGATGTGGCACTCGCGAAAGTAGGCGACAAAGGGCTTTTTGTAAAAGAGATAGAAGAAGCGCTCCTTCGCAAAGAGATAGATTTGGCGGTCCACAGCATGAAAGATGTACCGACAAATCTTCCTCCGGGTCTTTGTATAGGCGTGATCCTGCAGAGGGAAGATAACCATGATGTTTTTATTTCGGATTCTTATAATAAAATAGAAGAACTCCCGTTAAACGGTTCCATAGGAACAAGCAGTTTACGCCGGATTGCCCAGCTCATGTCCGTCCGCCCGGATTTAAAATTTAAGGATTTACGCGGGAACATCCAGACCAGGTTGAAGAAAATGAAAGAATTAAATTTAGATGGTATTATTTTGGCGGCGGCCGGCGTGAAACGGCTGGGATACCATGAAAGTATCCGCCAGGTTATCCCGTATGATTTGATTTTGCCCGCGGTAGGGCAGGGGTCGATTGGTATTGAGATAAGAAGCGATGATGTAAAAATAAAGAAAATAATCGGGGGACTAAACCACGAAGAATCTTACTGGTCTATTATGGCTGAGCGGGCCATGCTTCGCCGGCTTGAGGGCGGATGCCAGGTTCCCATTGGTTCATGGGGCAGGATAGAAAAAGGCAGGCTTGTTTTGAACGGAGTTATCGCAAGCCTTGACGGTAAAAGGTTATATAAGGCCGGGTTGGACAGCGAAATAAAAGACGCGGAAAAAACAGGAATAAAACTGGCTGAAAATTTATTGTCCCAGGGCGGGGATAAGATTTTAGAAGAAATTTACAGGCCGTAA